A window of the Brassica napus cultivar Da-Ae chromosome C5, Da-Ae, whole genome shotgun sequence genome harbors these coding sequences:
- the LOC106400726 gene encoding uncharacterized protein At3g06530 isoform X3 translates to MSSLLASQLQAIKAVVQADTEPSKRPYTRPSILFSPKEAADFDIESIYELGLKGLEVLGNKDERFKHFVSDLFSHKSREIDRELLGKEENARIDASISSYLRLLSGYLQFRASLETLEYLIRRYKVHVYNVEDVVLCALPYHDTHAFVRIVQLITTGNTKWKFLDGVKNSGAPPPRSVIVQQCIRDTQVLEALCDYGSRTKKYQPSKPVVSFTTAVVVEVLGSVAKVDGDIVKLILPFVDSGLQSAVKGCLDQQAGALMVVGMLANRASLNDNLIKRFMRSIIDVAREHAKESSDPHWIRLSFMALINLVQLQSVDLIPKKALDLLKEIRDISGVLRGLSKEFNIKKFLTVLLDSLLLYCSSDDQCLETLISIIDSVPVEKLVDHLISKVFSMCMTQYQKNKSDFTSSTSGSWAKKILAVVSKKYSAELRAAVQKFMEDTKGLSKKEDLKLEMLSRMLDGNSDMSLPFVDSKLWFRLHHPKAAVRCAALSSLNGDLKRDISKAENLVTIQDAIVRQLWDDDLAVVQAALSLDQLPNIVTSSSLLDALLHVVKRCVGILQSGLSQNVQLAEDVVALSLKIAVSSFCSQAETTEKVASAMFPFLLVLPKTLNLNLNVLTLGKDVNWPLFRNLGADDGMKKLPIMSGNISSISMDIINSLGEALSLEPDERRIELIESSCNFKLSEVLESCSNMKLTEQERNKLQEGLLIRESVSALNMDVVNKLVEAFMVQPSDVIQWLTVTCQEAPLAKTLFFVVLMQSLHKMSSSSDPSQFLDLFDICFSVLKTEWEELEVAVDLSLKELSKSNCQELLYLLSDTSDFTALNSKILICLFWKLVESFIKLEHTHVSSVFSERLCSGLEDLFFFFATTRSKHVFTEHLHYRVREAKVCPVLFLTRLISREDVPPMVRIESLKCFSYLCSNGNSEWSIQIFSSFPVLLVAISIDNQDVKVAAMNCFEALFNLRCRVDSSKKNGSAAIYSSSCDELLGMIVQQRRLILSDNKFLPSYLTSLFSSTPNDLLAPVDLQKRFDQPTKESILSFILLCAQELPAYGKLRVISLLKGLGISLMRDENVKLLSHLLDKRSQYFIKLDKTSPSMSDTEVALLCLLLECSMMRSALFKEQSLDDDILNALKMDCVASEHPAVISPCLTILEKLSNQYYTELKTDVQIRFFHKLVSMFRGTSGRIQDAAKEAFLRLKISCSTVIHTLDHITQQDNLVIDSLSKKKKQKKSEEDVNGGELLRGEKALCFIASLLDMLLLKKDQAHREFLVGPLFKLLGRSMSDEWVKIASSAEETSVEPLQDVREITHASISSIQQTVLLLLKDIFDSPNMNPLKQADITNEINVKMLVEFAHSSNDGVIRNYIFSLFTSVVKIVPDRVLDHIISILTLVGESTVTQIDSHSKSIFEEFISSVIPFWLSKTKSEEQLLEIFVKVLPDIVEHRRRSIVAYLLGVIGEQNGLPSLLVLLFKSLLSRKDSAWLGNVQNSDSFISDVKREWEYAFAVEICQQYTSSTWVSSLVMLLQTISKDSSSKECLFQMRLVLEFIFEKLQDPEFAFAVSLEPRNNISVGIQQELQELMKGCILLPQAVDSTKEKDVTSAVRKEIKMRIHDVLMTVTGVMDLSIYFRVVTSLLKQQSDRNGTKKVLGLISARAKDSTTSKPKHKKRLPNQKRGNPWLNLDEAAVEAFGKMCEEIVNVIVETDEDSDVPAKRAAISTLEVLASRLPSGHPIFSKCLASVAEGISSKNLGVSSSCLRTTGALINVLGPKSLVELPRIMKNLVQQSREVSSASTGDATAEEQLLMMSVLVTLEAVIEKLGGFLNPHLGDIIRLMVLHREYVSDFDKNLKSKANAIRRLLTEKIPVRLTLQPLLRIYDEAVSSGDASLVIAFDMLENLVAKMDRASVVCNHAKIFDQCLAALDIRRQNPATIQNVDDAEKSVINATVTLTKKLTESEFKPLFIRSIDWAESEIVDGSGNESKSVDRSISFYGLVNRLCKAHTSIFVPYFKFMLDGIVSHLTSAGGASVSTTRKKKKAKIQETDDTLPPKRWHLRALVLSSLNNCFLHDTGSLKFLDANNFQVLLKPIVSQLLVEPPSDLKELPNVPSVEEVDELLVTCIGQMAVASGSDLLWKPLNHEVLMQTRSEKLRARLLSLRSVKQMMDNLKEEYLVLLAETIPFLGELLEDVDLSVKSLSQDIITQLEVMSGEDLAQHL, encoded by the exons TAACACCAAGTGGAAGTTTCTGGATGGGGTGAAAAATTCAGGTGCTCCACCTCCTAGATCGGTTATCGTTCAGCAGTGTATACGTGATACGCAGGTCTTGGAGGCCTTGTGTGACTAT GGATCTCGGACTAAGAAGTACCAGCCTTCAAAACCCGTGGTCAGCTTCACCACAGCTGTTGTCGTCGAGGTTCTTGGTTCTGTTGCAAAGGTTGATGGAGATATCGTGAAGCTGATTTTGCCGTTTGTCGACTCTGGTCTTCAATCTGCTGTGAAAGGATGTTTAGATCAGCAG gcTGGTGCGTTAATGGTTGTTGGTATGCTGGCCAACAGAGCCTCGCTAAATGATAATCTTATCAAGCGTTTTATGAGATCAATCATCGATGTTGCTCGTGAACATGCCAAAGAATCCTCTGATCCTCATTGGATTCGGTTGTCGTTTATGGCATTGATTAATTTGGTTCAG TTGCAGTCTGTGGACTTGATTCCAAAGAAAGCTTTGGACCTTTTAAAGGAAATAAG GGATATTTCTGGTGTTCTTCGAGGCCTGTCCAAAGAGTTCAACATCAAGAAGTTCCTGACAGTGTTACTAGATTCTCTTCTCCTTTACTG TTCCTCAGATGATCAGTGCCTAGAAACTTTAATTTCGATAATTGATAGTGTTCCAGTAGAAAAATTGGTTGATCATTTGATCTCCAAGGTTTTCTCTATGTGTATGACACAATATCAGAAGAACAAAAGTGATTTTACATCTTCTACATCTG GGAGCTGGGCTAAGAAAATTCTAGCTGTTGTTAGTAAGAAGTATTCCGCTGAACTACGTGCAGCAGTACAAAAATTTATGGAG GATACTAAAGGTCTGTCGAAGAAAGAAGATTTGAAGCTGGAGATGTTGTCTCGTATGCTGGATGGGAATTCAGACATGTCCCTGCCGTTCGTGGATTCAAAATTGTGGTTCCGTCTCCACCATCCCAAG GCTGCTGTACGTTGTGCTGCGCTTTCTAGTCTAAACGGTGATCTCAAGCGTGATATATCTAAAGCAGAG AACCTTGTCACAATTCAAGATGCTATTGTGCGCCAGCTTTGGGATGATGATCTGGCTGTTGTTCAGGCCGCCCTGTCCCTTGATCAGTTGCCGAATATAGTAACCTCTTCTAGTCTTCTGGATGCTTTGCTTCATGTGGTGAAACGTTGTGTTGGGATTCTCCAATCAG GTTTATCACAAAATGTTCAACTGGCAGAAGATGTCGTTGCTTTATCCCTTAAAATTGCTGTCTCAAGTTTCTGTAGTCAAGCAGAGACTACTGAGAAAGTCGCCTCTGCAATGTTCCCATTTCTTTTAGTTCTGCCGAAG ACTTTGAATTTAAACCTAAATGTGCTGACATTGGGGAAGGATGTTAACTGGCCACTTTTCAGGAATCTTGGTGCTGATGACGGAATG AAGAAGCTCCCAATCATGTCAGGAAACATATCCTCGATAAGCATGGATATTATTAATAGTTTGGGGGAGGCACTTTCCTTGGAACCTGATGAGCGTAGGATTGAGCTAATTGAGAGTTCTTGCAATTTTAAGCTCTCTGAAGTTTTGGAATCATGCAGCAATATGAAATTGACAGAACAGGAACGCAATAAGTTGCAG GAGGGACTGTTGATCCGCGAAAGTGTGTCTGCATTGAACATGGATGTCGTTAACAAGCTGGTGGAAGCATTTATGGTGCAACCTAGTGACGTTATTCAATGGCTTACTGTCACTTGCCAAGAGGCACCGTTGGCAAAGACGCTGTTCTTTGTGGTGTTGATGCAGTCATTGCACAAGATGAGTTCTTCTTCTG ATCCTAGTCAATTTTTGGATCTTTTCGACATTTGCTTTTCTGTTTTAAAGACCGAGTGGGAAGAACTTGAGGTTGCAGTTGATCTCTCTTTGAAAGAG CTGTCGAAAAGCAACTGCCAAGAACTCTTATATCTACTTTCTGACACCTCTGATTTTACTGCACTGAATTCAAAGATTCTTATCTGCTTGTTTTGGAAGCTGGTTGAGTCCTTCATAAAACTTGAACACACTCATGTCTCTTCG GTTTTTAGCGAAAGGTTGTGTAGCGGACTTGAagacttgtttttcttttttgcaacAACCCGATCAAAGCATGTTTTCACGGAACATCTCCACTACCGTGTGAGAGAAGCCAAAGTCTGTCCCGTTTTGTTTCTCACTCGGCTCATATCACGAGAAG ATGTTCCTCCCATGGTCAGAATTGAAAGTCTCAAATGCTTCTCGTATCTTTGCTCTAATGGAAATAGTGAATGGTCGATTCAGATATTCTCTAGTTTTCCAGTACTTCTGGTTGCCATATCGATTGATAATCAG GACGTTAAAGTAGCTGCTATGAATTGCTTTGAGGCGCTCTTCAACCTACGGTGTCGTGTTGACTCTAGCAAGAAAAATG GGAGTGCTGCAATCTATAGTAGTTCTTGTGATGAACTGTTGGGAATGATTGTTCAACAAAGGAGGCTTATATTGTCGGACAATAAGTTTCTTCCATCCTACTTGACATCGTTGTTCAGTTCAACCCCTAATGACTTACTAGCGCCTGTGGACCTGCAAAAAAG GTTTGATCAACCCACAAAAGAAAGCATTCTTTCGTTCATCTTATTGTGTGCGCAAGAACTTCCTGCTTATGGGAAG CTAAGAGTTATATCACTGCTAAAGGGTCTGGGCATCTCACTTATGCGTGATGAAAATGTTAAGTTATTGTCTCACCTTCTAGACAAACGTAGTCAATACTTCATTAAACTGGATAAAACTTCCCCTTCAATGTCAGACACTGAGGTCGCTTTGTTGTGCCTTCTTCTGGAG TGCTCCATGATGCGTTCAGCGTTGTTCAAAGAGCAGTCTCTTGATGATGATATACTGAACGCATTGAAA ATGGATTGTGTGGCATCAGAGCATCCTGCTGTTATCTCCCCTTGTCTTACTATTTTGGAGAAGTTAAGCAATCAATATTATACAGAACTGAAGACCGACGTTCAG ATTCGTTTCTTCCACAAGCTCGTGTCAATGTTTCGAGGTACAAGTGGCAGAATACAAGATGCTGCTAAAGAAGCTTTCTTACGCCTGAAG ATTTCTTGTTCAACGGTTATCCATACCCTCGATCATATCACTCAGCAGGATAATCTTGTTATTGATTCTttgagcaagaagaagaaacagaagaaaTCAGAAGAAGACGTAAATGGTGGGGAACTTCTAAGAGGAGAAAAGGCTCTCTGTTTCATTGCCTCGTTACTTGACATGCTGCTTCTAAAGAAAGATCAAGCTCACAG GGAGTTCCTTGTAGGGCCTTTGTTTAAGCTCCTAGGAAGATCTATGTCTGATGAATGGGTGAAGATTGCTTCGTCGGCTGAGGAAACCTCAGTTGAACCTCTTCAGGATGTTCGTGAAATAACTCATGCATCTATTTCTTCCATCCAACAGACAGTGCTCTTACTCCTGAAAGATATATTTGATTCTCCGAATATGAATCCTTTGAAG CAGGCTGACATAACAAATGAAATCAATGTCAAAATGCTGGTTGAGTTTGCTCATTCCTCAAATGATGGAGTCATACGGAACTATATCTTCTCCCTCTTCACTTCAGTAGTTAAAATTGTCCCAGATAGAGTTTTGGACCATATCATCAGCATACTTACACTGGTTGGCGAATCAACAGTGACACAG ATTGATAGCCACTCGAAGTCGATCTTTGAGGAGTTTATATCATCGGTTATTCCATTTTGGCTGTCTAAGACTAAAAGTGAGGAGCAGTTGCTGGAG atttttgttAAAGTGTTGCCTGATATTGTTGAGCATAGAAGGCGTTCTATTGTAGCTTACCTGCTGGG AGTTATTGGTGAACAAAATGGCCTGCCTTCTTTACTTGTCCTCTTGTTCAAGTCCCTACTTTCAAGGAAAGACTCAGCTTGGCTTGGTAATGTCCAGAATTCGGATAGTTTTATATCCGATGTTAAGAGGGAGTGGGAGTATGCCTTTGCCGTGGAAATATGCCAACAGTATACTTCTTCAACATGGGTCTCATCCCTGGTCATGCTTCTTCAAACTATCAGCAAAGACAGTTCTAGTAAAGAGTGCTTATTTCAGATGCGGCTTGTCTTAGAATTTATATTCGAGAAATTGCAAGACCCAGAATTTGCATTTGCAGTGTCACTTGAACCAAGAAATAATATTTCAGTTGGCATTCAG CAAGAACTACAGGAGCTTATGAAGGGTTGTATACTTCTCCCGCAAGCTGTTGATTCCACAAAGGAGAAAGATGTGACTTCTGCTGTTAGAAAGGAAATCAAAATGCGTATACATGATGTCCTGATGACTGTTACAGGAGTTATGGATCTGTCTATATATTTCAGAGTTGTTACTAGCTTACTTAAGCAGCAGTCAGATCGTAATGGGACGAAAAAG GTACTTGGGCTTATAAGTGCGAGAGCTAAGGACTCCACTACTTCTAAACCGAAACACAAGAAGAGGCTCCCCAATCAGAAAAGAGGAAATCCTTGGTTGAACCTGGATGAGGCGGCTGTTGAAGCTTTCGGGAAGATGTGCGAGGAAATCGTCAATGTAATTGTTGAGACAGATGAAGATTCAGATGTTCCAGCTAAACGAGCTGCCATTTCTACACTGGAAGTTTTGGCTAGCAGGCTTCCCTCTGGTCACCCGATCTTCAGCAAGTGTCTTGCATCTGTCGCAGAAGGCATCAGCTCAAAGAATCTGGGAGTTTCTTCAAGCTGTCTTCGTACAACCGGTGCGTTGATCAATGTTCTTGGCCCAAAGTCACTCGTTGAACTTCCACGCATAATGAAGAATCTGGTACAACAATCGCGCGAAGTATCATCTGCATCAACTGGAGACGCAACAGCCGAGGAACAGTTGCTTATGATGTCTGTTCTCGTCACTTTGGAAGCAGTGATTGAAAAACTCGGAGGTTTCCTAAATCCCCACCTTGGGGATATCATTAGACTCATGGTGCTGCATCGTGAATATGTTTCTGACTTCGACAAGAACCTTAAATCCAAAGCCAACGCCATCAGGCGACTCCTTACTGAAAAAATACCA GTCCGCCTCACTCTGCAACCTCTTCTACGAATATACGATGAGGCTGTTAGTTCTGGCGATGCAAGTTTGGTGATTGCTTTCGATATGCTAGAGAATCTAGTCGCAAAAATGGATAGAGCATCTGTTGTTTGCAACCATGCAAAGATTTTCGACCAATGCTTAGCTGCCTTAGATATCCGACGCCAAAATCCAGCAACAATTCAGAACGTTGATGATGCGGAGAAAAGTGTAATCAATGCGACGGTTACACTCACAAAGAAGCTAACCGAGTCTGAGTTCAAACCCCTCTTTATCAGGAGTATCGATTGGGCAGAGTCAGAGATTGTAGATGGATCTGGGAATGAAAGCAAGAGCGTCGACAGATCTATCTCTTTCTATGGTCTGGTGAATAGACTCTGCAAGGCTCACAC GTCGATCTTTGTACCGTATTTCAAATTCATGCTTGACGGTATTGTATCGCATCTCACCAGTGCGGGAGGAGCATCAGTTTCAACAAcgaggaagaaaaagaaagccAAAATTCAGGAAACGGATGATACTCTACCACCAAAACGCTGGCATCTTAGGGCGTTGGTGCTTTCTTCTTTGAATAACTGCTTTTTGCATGATACTGGAAGCTTGAAGTTTCTCGACGCAAATAACTTCCAG GTGCTATTGAAGCCTATAGTATCACAGCTTCTTGTTGAACCGCCATCTGATTTGAAGGagcttccaaatgtaccatctGTAGAAGAGGTTGATGAGTTGCTGGTCACATGCATCGGTCAAATGGCTGTAGCCTCGGGCTCTGATCTCCTCTGGAAACCACTCAACCACGAG GTGCTAATGCAAACAAGGAGTGAGAAGTTGCGTGCGAGGT